A window of the Salvelinus alpinus chromosome 25, SLU_Salpinus.1, whole genome shotgun sequence genome harbors these coding sequences:
- the LOC139553178 gene encoding guanine nucleotide-binding protein G(I)/G(S)/G(O) subunit gamma-2 has product MASNNTASIAQARKLVEQLKMEANIDRIKVSKAAADLMSYCEAHAKEDPLLSPVPASENPFREKKFFCAIL; this is encoded by the exons ATGGCGTCCAACAACACAGCAAGCATCGCCCAGGCCAGGAAACTGGTAGAGCAGCTGAAGATGGAGGCCAACATCGACAGGATAAAG GTGTCCAAAGCAGCAGCAGACTTAATGTCCTACTGCGAAGCCCATGCCAAAGAGGACCCCCTCCTGTCGCCGGTGCCCGCATCCGAAAACCCTTTTAGGGAGAAGAAGTTCTTCTGTGCCATCCTGTAA